Proteins from a genomic interval of Mycobacterium conspicuum:
- a CDS encoding ChaB family protein, with the protein MPKTTKRGTAKQDELPSTLRRSSGKAQRTFAKAHDSAAEQYGSEERAHRVAYAAVKHSFEKVGDHWEAKEEQGPSDEHAERGGLRNPLPTAEGVDANASKKHLLEIARRLDVRGRSSMTKPELVDAIKRHNRRARGR; encoded by the coding sequence ATGCCGAAGACAACGAAGCGTGGTACGGCAAAGCAAGACGAATTGCCCAGCACGTTGCGCCGCTCCAGCGGCAAGGCGCAACGGACCTTCGCCAAGGCTCACGATTCAGCCGCCGAACAATACGGCAGCGAGGAGCGGGCGCATCGCGTCGCCTATGCCGCGGTCAAGCACAGCTTCGAGAAGGTCGGCGACCACTGGGAAGCGAAAGAGGAGCAAGGCCCTTCCGATGAGCACGCCGAGCGCGGGGGCTTGCGCAACCCGTTGCCGACGGCCGAAGGTGTCGACGCCAACGCCAGCAAGAAGCACCTGCTCGAGATCGCGCGCCGGCTCGATGTTCGTGGTCGATCCTCGATGACGAAACCCGAACTCGTCGACGCGATCAAAAGGCACAACCGCCGTGCCCGCGGCCGCTGA
- a CDS encoding heme-binding protein, with translation MKFSNTSARRRMAGVGAGLLLGGLALGVGAPMAAAAPDCSPGGVNATVSSVTGAAQQYLGAHPGANQVVTAAYGQPRPAAAASLRSYFTAHPQEYNDLRGILAPIGDTERQCNVTALSPELESAYHEFMAG, from the coding sequence ATGAAATTCAGCAATACATCCGCGCGCCGGCGAATGGCCGGGGTTGGTGCCGGCCTGCTGCTCGGCGGGCTGGCACTCGGTGTCGGCGCTCCGATGGCGGCCGCAGCACCCGATTGCAGTCCGGGCGGGGTGAACGCGACCGTCTCATCGGTCACCGGCGCGGCGCAGCAATACCTGGGCGCTCACCCGGGCGCCAACCAGGTAGTCACGGCGGCGTACGGACAACCGCGTCCGGCCGCGGCGGCCAGCTTGCGCAGCTACTTCACCGCGCACCCGCAGGAGTACAACGACCTGCGCGGGATCCTGGCTCCGATCGGGGACACCGAGCGCCAGTGCAATGTGACGGCGCTGTCGCCTGAGCTGGAGTCGGCTTACCACGAGTTCATGGCCGGCTGA
- a CDS encoding class I SAM-dependent methyltransferase, with protein MMPSTANTQQLQAWNGPNGAAWVALQDTLDAMFKPFEDLLADSVRVTPGERQRVLDVGCGTGATTLAIAERLSEHGSCTGIDISQPMVATAQNRARVRQLPVGFIVADAQTHSFDDARFDHVVSRFGVMFFDDPVSAFGNLRCATRSGGRLAFYCWRHPDDNPFMNTAERVAGTLLPALEPRAVGRPGPAAFADRQRIRRILDAAGWSAIGVKAADVTCTLPIVDLLPYLTQIGPIAKALPSVDAETRTKVISALREAYQPFIVGDSVEYTAACWLVEATAA; from the coding sequence ATGATGCCCAGCACTGCCAATACGCAACAGCTGCAGGCGTGGAACGGTCCCAACGGCGCAGCATGGGTTGCGTTGCAGGACACTCTCGATGCGATGTTCAAACCTTTCGAGGATCTTCTTGCTGATAGTGTTCGCGTTACACCTGGTGAGCGGCAGCGGGTTCTCGATGTCGGCTGTGGTACCGGCGCCACGACGTTGGCTATTGCGGAGCGTTTGAGCGAGCACGGCAGCTGCACTGGGATCGACATCTCCCAGCCAATGGTCGCTACCGCCCAAAACCGCGCCCGCGTGCGGCAATTGCCGGTCGGATTCATCGTCGCCGACGCCCAGACGCATTCATTTGATGACGCGCGCTTCGACCACGTCGTGTCTCGTTTCGGCGTGATGTTTTTCGACGATCCGGTGTCAGCTTTTGGCAACCTGCGATGCGCCACCCGTAGCGGAGGCCGGCTTGCTTTCTACTGCTGGCGTCATCCGGACGACAACCCCTTCATGAACACTGCCGAGCGCGTGGCCGGGACATTATTACCAGCTCTTGAACCGCGAGCGGTCGGGAGACCCGGACCCGCTGCGTTCGCCGACCGACAGCGCATCCGGAGGATCCTCGACGCTGCCGGCTGGAGCGCGATCGGCGTCAAAGCCGCCGACGTCACATGCACGCTGCCTATCGTTGATCTCTTGCCCTACCTGACCCAGATTGGGCCGATCGCGAAGGCGTTGCCGAGCGTCGATGCCGAGACCCGCACCAAGGTAATCAGCGCGCTGCGGGAGGCGTACCAACCATTCATCGTAGGAGACTCCGTCGAGTACACAGCCGCCTGCTGGTTGGTCGAAGCCACCGCGGCTTAG
- a CDS encoding helix-turn-helix domain-containing protein — MDLIDISEVARRCDMAPSALRFYEEKRLITPVGRRGQRRVFEPKVLDQLAFISLARAAGFSLDEIATMLSPGGKIRIDRSALIARAAEIDDTVRKLAAISDGLKHAAACRAANHFECPTFRRYLDLARAGSLQPIPRKHP, encoded by the coding sequence GTGGATCTTATCGACATTTCAGAAGTCGCGCGCCGCTGCGACATGGCACCTTCAGCGTTGCGGTTCTACGAAGAGAAGCGATTGATTACTCCGGTTGGGCGACGTGGCCAACGCCGAGTCTTCGAACCGAAGGTCCTTGATCAACTGGCATTCATCAGCCTCGCACGGGCCGCTGGGTTCTCACTCGACGAGATCGCAACTATGCTCTCACCGGGCGGAAAGATCCGAATTGATCGGTCGGCGCTGATTGCCCGAGCAGCCGAGATCGATGACACTGTCCGCAAGCTCGCAGCGATCAGCGACGGTCTCAAACACGCAGCAGCTTGCCGCGCCGCCAACCACTTCGAGTGCCCCACCTTTCGGCGCTATCTCGACCTTGCAAGGGCGGGTTCGTTGCAACCCATACCGCGCAAACACCCGTAG
- a CDS encoding SDR family NAD(P)-dependent oxidoreductase, translated as MIEPLLVDRVAVVTGGGGGIGAATARLFAEHGAHVVIAEIDEQLARRTAEEITGSGGSAFAVVTDVRDGNQVAQLARSVLDRYGRVDVLVNNVGHWVRHPGGFASTDPELWDELYRVNLHHVFLVTRAFLPAMLDRRAGAIVNVSSVEGLRGYPEDPVYAAFKAAVIHFTRSLAVQVGHDGVRVNAIGPDVTESLQVPYSQWLTADEQAQWPQWVPVGRMGLPEDQASVILFLASDLSAFVTGHTIPTDGGTGAAGGWFRSSRRSDREWTNRPAAP; from the coding sequence TTGATCGAACCCCTGTTGGTCGACCGGGTTGCGGTAGTGACGGGCGGAGGTGGCGGCATCGGCGCGGCGACGGCACGGCTGTTCGCCGAGCACGGAGCGCACGTGGTCATCGCCGAGATCGACGAACAGCTGGCGCGGCGTACCGCCGAGGAGATCACCGGGTCGGGCGGTTCGGCCTTCGCGGTCGTCACCGATGTCCGCGACGGCAACCAGGTGGCGCAGTTGGCGCGATCGGTGCTGGATCGATACGGCAGGGTGGATGTGCTGGTCAACAACGTCGGCCACTGGGTGCGCCATCCGGGCGGCTTTGCCAGTACCGACCCCGAGCTCTGGGACGAGCTCTACCGGGTGAACCTGCACCACGTCTTCCTCGTCACCCGCGCGTTCCTGCCGGCGATGCTCGACCGCCGCGCCGGGGCGATCGTCAACGTCTCGTCCGTCGAGGGACTGCGGGGCTACCCCGAGGATCCGGTCTACGCCGCGTTCAAAGCGGCCGTCATCCACTTCACCCGCAGCCTGGCCGTCCAGGTCGGCCATGACGGGGTGCGGGTCAACGCCATCGGTCCCGATGTCACCGAATCGCTGCAGGTGCCCTACTCGCAGTGGTTGACCGCCGACGAGCAGGCGCAGTGGCCGCAGTGGGTTCCGGTCGGACGGATGGGACTGCCCGAAGACCAGGCCAGCGTCATCCTGTTCTTGGCCTCAGACCTGTCGGCATTCGTCACCGGTCACACGATCCCGACCGACGGCGGCACGGGCGCCGCGGGTGGATGGTTCCGCTCGTCGCGCCGATCCGACCGGGAATGGACCAATCGACCTGCCGCGCCCTGA
- a CDS encoding molybdopterin-dependent oxidoreductase, whose protein sequence is MTTVEDGKHLRTCPLCEAMCGLEIHVEDGRVAGIRGNRDDVWSRGHLCPKGVSLGAIHDDPDRIRTPLIKVDGRWQEVSWDAAFRRCTELLTPVIEKYGIGAVTAYTGNPLAHSFSLARYAGVLMGMSGMPVTYSPGTVDQWPKNLSSHLMYGLWWNFPVPDIERTDLLVIMGANPAASQGSLLAAPNVMGLIDAIRKRGKVIVIDPVRTQTAARADEWLPIVPGTDAALLLAVAHTLFAEDLVNAGPHVDGVDTMRRVAADWPPERVSAVTGIDAERIRGLARELAGTQRSVVYGRIGLCNQEFGSLASWLVDVINILTGHFDTPGGAMFPRPAAWSITTQPLPGLEGGVAEFGRWHTRVRGAKEVLGQAPVSCMAEEIATPGDGQLKALITVAGNPVLSTPGGDKLDEVLPMLEAMISVDLWLNETTRHADVILPGLSPLEQPHHDDLILLFAIRSIANYSAPVFDPGDRPHEWEILIRLTGLCTGTPAEDVDVAAIDDGFFDYLAFTAGVDGAEIRELYDAGGPERMLDLTLRTGPFGDQYGKNPGGLTLDMLKANPNGIDFGPMVPQLPDLLATPDKKIRLAPQYLLDDLPRLAARLERPAEPLVLVSRRHLRSNNTWLHNVPALMKGRDRCTLLIHPDDAARCGVGEDDVVTVKSAAGEIRVPIEITDAIKPGVVSMPHGWGHNKPGTRMSVANRSPGANTNALSPPEFVDEPSGNGVLNGIPVIIS, encoded by the coding sequence ATGACGACGGTCGAAGACGGCAAACATCTGCGAACGTGCCCGCTGTGTGAGGCCATGTGCGGTTTGGAGATTCACGTCGAGGACGGCCGCGTCGCCGGCATCCGTGGCAACCGCGACGACGTGTGGAGTCGCGGCCACCTATGCCCGAAGGGCGTCTCGCTGGGCGCGATACACGACGACCCGGATCGCATCCGCACCCCGCTCATCAAGGTCGACGGGCGCTGGCAGGAAGTCAGCTGGGACGCGGCGTTTCGCCGCTGCACCGAGTTGCTGACGCCGGTGATCGAAAAGTACGGGATCGGCGCGGTCACCGCTTACACCGGTAATCCACTGGCGCACTCGTTTTCGCTGGCCCGCTACGCGGGCGTGCTGATGGGCATGTCCGGAATGCCGGTCACCTATTCGCCCGGCACCGTCGACCAGTGGCCGAAAAACCTTTCGTCGCACCTGATGTACGGCCTGTGGTGGAACTTCCCGGTGCCCGATATCGAGCGCACCGACCTGCTGGTCATCATGGGCGCCAACCCCGCCGCGTCGCAGGGTTCGCTGCTGGCCGCGCCCAACGTGATGGGCCTGATCGACGCGATCCGCAAGCGCGGCAAGGTGATCGTCATCGACCCGGTGCGTACCCAGACCGCCGCGCGTGCCGACGAGTGGCTGCCGATCGTGCCGGGCACCGACGCGGCGCTGCTGCTCGCCGTCGCGCACACCCTGTTCGCCGAGGACCTGGTCAATGCGGGTCCGCACGTCGACGGGGTCGACACCATGCGCCGGGTCGCCGCCGACTGGCCGCCGGAGCGGGTCAGCGCCGTCACCGGCATCGACGCCGAACGCATCCGAGGGCTGGCCCGAGAACTCGCCGGGACGCAGAGATCGGTGGTATACGGGCGAATTGGGTTGTGCAATCAGGAGTTTGGCAGCCTGGCCAGCTGGCTGGTGGACGTGATCAACATTTTGACCGGCCACTTCGACACCCCCGGCGGAGCGATGTTCCCGCGGCCGGCGGCGTGGTCGATCACCACACAGCCGCTGCCCGGTCTGGAGGGCGGCGTCGCCGAATTCGGTCGCTGGCACACCCGGGTGCGCGGAGCCAAAGAGGTGCTTGGTCAGGCGCCGGTGTCGTGCATGGCCGAGGAGATCGCCACGCCCGGCGACGGGCAGCTCAAGGCGCTGATCACGGTCGCGGGCAACCCGGTGCTGTCCACGCCCGGTGGCGACAAGCTCGACGAGGTGCTGCCGATGCTGGAAGCGATGATCTCCGTTGACCTTTGGCTCAACGAAACGACGCGGCACGCCGACGTCATCCTGCCCGGACTGTCGCCGCTCGAACAGCCGCACCACGACGACCTCATCCTGCTATTCGCGATCCGCAGCATCGCGAACTACTCGGCGCCGGTGTTCGACCCCGGCGACCGCCCGCACGAGTGGGAGATCCTGATCCGGCTCACCGGCCTGTGCACCGGCACCCCGGCCGAAGACGTCGATGTCGCGGCGATCGACGACGGCTTCTTCGACTACCTGGCCTTCACCGCGGGCGTCGACGGCGCGGAAATCCGCGAGCTCTACGATGCGGGCGGGCCCGAGCGGATGCTGGACCTCACCTTGCGGACGGGGCCGTTCGGGGACCAGTACGGCAAGAATCCGGGTGGGCTCACCCTGGACATGCTCAAGGCCAATCCGAACGGAATCGACTTCGGGCCGATGGTGCCGCAGTTGCCCGACCTGCTCGCCACGCCTGACAAGAAGATCCGGCTCGCCCCGCAATACCTGCTCGACGACCTGCCCCGGCTGGCCGCGCGCCTGGAGCGGCCGGCGGAGCCACTCGTCCTGGTCAGCCGCCGGCACCTGCGCTCGAACAACACCTGGCTGCACAACGTCCCCGCGCTGATGAAGGGCAGGGACCGGTGCACGCTGCTGATCCACCCCGACGACGCGGCGCGCTGCGGTGTCGGTGAGGACGATGTCGTCACGGTGAAATCGGCGGCCGGCGAGATCAGGGTGCCCATCGAGATTACCGACGCGATCAAGCCGGGCGTGGTCTCGATGCCGCACGGCTGGGGTCACAACAAACCGGGCACCCGCATGTCGGTGGCCAACCGTTCACCCGGGGCCAACACCAATGCGCTCTCCCCGCCGGAATTCGTCGACGAACCGTCGGGCAACGGTGTGCTCAATGGGATCCCAGTAATCATCAGCTGA
- a CDS encoding alpha/beta hydrolase — MVLQHDRRRTFPRKAMQRRIHHRHSPQSVAVSWATRLIVKNAVRAWTVRPNLPWPWERVDGLAGLMPRFGSSAHIEPVRLENCSAEWVRAAGASSDRAILYLHGGAFLTCGLNTHRALVTRLSRAADAAVLTVGYRKLPSHQIAHAIEDGVSGLRWLQRHGYDGDRIVIAGDSAGGYLAFMTALVAIRDRVLRPAGIATVSPFTEADPTRKLKHRNARKCSMFTRGALSVFARYLSEAHLSTSDGDSSARVVSPVDADLSALPPVTIHVSSDELLLPDAELMAERLDAAGVRCDLHLWDGQIHDFTLAADILPEARRAIRYIGDFVKQVTGGDGLDRSGTEKLATAG; from the coding sequence ATGGTATTACAACACGATCGTCGTCGGACCTTTCCCCGCAAGGCGATGCAGCGCCGAATTCACCATCGGCACAGCCCGCAATCCGTCGCCGTTTCATGGGCCACTCGGTTGATCGTCAAGAATGCGGTGCGCGCCTGGACGGTGCGGCCGAATCTGCCGTGGCCATGGGAACGCGTCGACGGTCTTGCCGGCCTCATGCCACGGTTTGGCTCGTCGGCCCACATCGAACCGGTACGGCTGGAAAACTGTTCTGCCGAATGGGTTCGCGCGGCGGGCGCCTCGTCGGACCGGGCGATCCTCTACCTTCACGGCGGAGCATTCCTTACCTGCGGACTCAACACCCACCGTGCGCTCGTGACGCGCCTATCGCGGGCCGCTGATGCCGCCGTTCTGACGGTGGGATACCGCAAACTGCCGTCCCACCAGATAGCCCACGCGATCGAAGACGGGGTAAGCGGATTGCGCTGGCTGCAACGGCACGGCTACGACGGGGACCGCATCGTGATAGCCGGTGACTCGGCGGGCGGTTACCTCGCGTTCATGACCGCGCTCGTCGCCATCCGCGACCGTGTGTTGCGGCCGGCCGGAATCGCGACGGTCTCGCCCTTCACCGAGGCGGATCCGACCCGGAAACTGAAGCACCGCAATGCCCGCAAGTGCTCCATGTTCACTCGTGGGGCGCTGTCGGTGTTCGCGCGCTATCTCAGTGAGGCTCATCTTTCGACGAGTGACGGTGATTCCTCGGCTCGTGTGGTCTCACCGGTTGACGCCGATCTGTCCGCGTTGCCGCCGGTCACTATTCATGTGAGCTCCGACGAGTTGTTGCTTCCGGACGCCGAATTGATGGCGGAGCGTTTGGACGCCGCCGGAGTCCGCTGCGATCTGCACCTGTGGGACGGACAAATTCACGACTTCACGTTGGCGGCCGACATCTTGCCGGAGGCCAGACGCGCCATCCGGTACATCGGCGATTTCGTCAAGCAGGTCACCGGTGGTGACGGTCTGGATCGCAGTGGGACAGAGAAGCTGGCCACAGCGGGTTAA
- a CDS encoding FHA domain-containing protein, with the protein MVPVSTSAPPVLTVRYDASQRTFAAGNDVVIGRDLRADVRVGHPLISRAHLIVRFDQGRWVAIDNGSLNGMYVNNRRVPYVDIQDGQRINIGNPDGPALTFEVGRHQGSAGRPPLTSSIPLATATGAHPAPPHVDRPGQPQQAMPTTRMPPAFPPSGPQAAHPPSGPQAAHPPSGPQAAHPPSGPQAGYPQSPSQPVGLPPQAPQIYRRPPAEAAAGGRQGGDLATSMMKILRPGRAPGSETPGAIKVGRANDNDIVIPDVLAGRHHASLVPTPNGTEIVDNRSINGTFVNGTRVEHALLRDGDVVTIGNVDLVFSGGTLVRRQETAAATGTGGLDVRGVAWTIDNRKLLDDISLIARPGMLTAVIGPSGAGKSTFARLVAGYTQPSAGTVVFEGHNIHAEYASLRSRIGMVPQDDVVHGQLTVKQALMYAAELRLPPDTTKTDREEVVARVLEELEMTQHLEKRVDKLSGGQRKRASVALELLTGPSLLILDEPTSGLDPALDRQVMTMLRQLADAGRVVLVVTHSLTYLDVCDQVLLLAPGGKTAFCGPPSQIGPAMGTTNWADIFSSVADDPDAAKARYLARTGPQPPPPPVEEPAELGEPTHTSLLRQFSTIARRQVRLIVSDRGYFIFLALLPFIMGSLSMSVPGNVGFGMPDPLGDAPTEPAQILVLLNVGAVFMGTALTIRDLIGERAIFLREQAVGLSTSAYLLAKVCVYTVFAIVQSAIVTVIAILGKGGPTRGAVALGQPEFELFVDIAATTVASAMLGLLLSSLARSNEQIMPLLVVAVMSQLVFSGGMIPVTARIGLDQMSWATPARWGFASSASTVDLLSLQDKVKQTPHDSHWQHSAGAWWFDMAMLAVISVCYLAFVRWKIRLKAG; encoded by the coding sequence TTGGTGCCCGTGAGCACATCCGCCCCACCTGTGCTGACGGTGCGGTATGACGCATCGCAGCGCACGTTCGCCGCAGGCAACGACGTCGTGATCGGGCGTGACCTACGTGCCGACGTTCGCGTCGGGCATCCGCTCATCTCTCGCGCGCACCTGATCGTGCGATTCGACCAGGGCCGATGGGTGGCGATCGACAACGGCAGCCTGAACGGGATGTACGTCAACAACCGGCGCGTGCCCTACGTCGACATCCAGGACGGCCAACGGATCAACATCGGCAACCCTGACGGTCCCGCGTTGACGTTTGAGGTCGGTCGCCACCAGGGCTCGGCGGGACGTCCGCCGCTGACCTCGTCGATACCGTTGGCCACCGCGACGGGTGCGCACCCCGCGCCGCCGCACGTGGATCGGCCCGGACAGCCCCAGCAGGCGATGCCGACGACGCGGATGCCGCCTGCCTTCCCGCCCAGCGGCCCGCAGGCCGCCCACCCGCCCAGCGGGCCGCAGGCTGCCCATCCGCCCAGCGGGCCGCAGGCGGCCCACCCGCCGAGCGGACCGCAGGCGGGATACCCGCAAAGCCCCTCGCAGCCCGTCGGGCTTCCGCCGCAAGCCCCACAGATTTACCGCAGGCCGCCAGCCGAGGCAGCGGCGGGCGGACGCCAAGGCGGCGATCTCGCGACGTCGATGATGAAGATCCTGCGGCCGGGCCGCGCGCCGGGCTCCGAGACACCCGGGGCCATCAAGGTCGGCCGCGCCAACGACAACGACATCGTCATTCCCGACGTGCTGGCCGGCCGCCACCACGCCAGCCTGGTGCCCACTCCCAACGGCACCGAGATCGTCGACAACCGCAGCATCAACGGCACCTTCGTCAACGGCACCCGCGTCGAGCACGCGTTGCTGCGCGACGGCGACGTCGTCACGATCGGCAACGTCGACCTCGTCTTCTCTGGTGGCACGTTGGTACGGCGTCAGGAGACCGCGGCGGCGACGGGCACGGGCGGGCTCGACGTGCGCGGGGTGGCGTGGACGATCGACAACCGGAAGCTGCTCGACGACATCTCCCTGATCGCGCGGCCGGGGATGCTGACGGCGGTCATCGGTCCCTCGGGTGCGGGCAAGTCGACCTTCGCCCGGCTGGTGGCCGGGTACACCCAGCCGAGCGCCGGCACGGTGGTATTCGAGGGGCACAACATCCACGCCGAATACGCCTCGCTGCGCAGCAGGATCGGCATGGTGCCGCAGGACGACGTGGTGCACGGTCAGCTGACCGTGAAACAGGCGCTGATGTACGCGGCGGAACTGCGGTTGCCGCCGGACACCACCAAGACCGACCGTGAAGAAGTCGTTGCCCGGGTACTCGAAGAGCTCGAGATGACCCAGCACCTGGAGAAGCGGGTCGACAAGCTCTCCGGCGGTCAACGCAAGCGTGCGTCGGTGGCGCTCGAGCTGCTGACCGGTCCGTCGCTGCTCATCCTCGACGAGCCGACATCCGGTCTCGACCCCGCGCTGGACCGGCAGGTTATGACCATGCTGCGACAGCTGGCCGACGCCGGGCGCGTGGTTCTTGTGGTCACCCACTCGCTGACCTATTTGGACGTGTGCGATCAGGTGCTGCTGCTGGCGCCCGGGGGCAAGACCGCCTTTTGCGGGCCGCCAAGCCAGATCGGCCCCGCGATGGGAACGACGAACTGGGCCGACATCTTCAGCTCGGTGGCCGACGACCCGGACGCGGCGAAGGCCCGGTACCTGGCGCGCACGGGGCCCCAGCCGCCACCACCACCGGTGGAAGAACCCGCCGAGCTCGGCGAGCCGACGCATACCAGCCTGTTACGGCAGTTCTCCACCATCGCCAGGCGTCAGGTCCGGCTGATCGTTTCCGACCGGGGCTATTTCATCTTCCTGGCGCTGCTGCCGTTCATCATGGGGTCGTTGTCGATGTCGGTGCCCGGCAACGTCGGGTTCGGCATGCCCGACCCGTTGGGCGACGCGCCCACCGAGCCGGCGCAGATCCTGGTGTTGCTTAACGTCGGTGCGGTCTTCATGGGGACCGCACTGACCATCCGAGATCTCATCGGCGAACGCGCCATCTTCTTGCGCGAACAGGCGGTCGGCCTGTCCACCAGCGCGTACCTGCTGGCAAAGGTCTGCGTCTACACCGTGTTCGCCATCGTCCAGTCGGCGATCGTGACCGTCATCGCGATCCTCGGTAAGGGCGGGCCGACCCGGGGGGCGGTCGCGCTGGGCCAACCCGAATTCGAGCTGTTCGTTGACATCGCTGCCACCACCGTCGCCTCGGCGATGCTGGGGTTGTTGTTGTCGTCCCTCGCCCGGTCCAACGAACAGATCATGCCGCTGCTCGTGGTGGCGGTCATGTCGCAGCTGGTGTTCTCCGGCGGCATGATTCCCGTGACGGCGCGTATCGGCCTGGACCAAATGTCTTGGGCCACACCGGCGAGATGGGGCTTCGCGTCGTCGGCCTCCACCGTCGATCTGCTCAGTCTGCAGGACAAGGTCAAGCAGACGCCGCACGATTCGCACTGGCAGCACAGCGCCGGCGCGTGGTGGTTCGACATGGCGATGCTGGCCGTCATCAGCGTGTGCTACCTCGCCTTCGTGCGCTGGAAGATCCGCCTCAAAGCCGGTTGA